A stretch of Corallococcus macrosporus DNA encodes these proteins:
- a CDS encoding RidA family protein: MGQSSDSSKTPPVVLTNPKGLFDPAPYGFSHVAQVAPGSRLVFLAGQGGEHETGALEPDFRLQVRQAFKNVRTALESVGAGVGHVAKLTMLVVDHTEEKLRIIGPELDAAWNGGMKPTCTLIPVPRLALDGMLFEVEAIAVLPA, translated from the coding sequence ATGGGACAGAGCTCAGACTCCTCGAAGACGCCGCCCGTGGTGCTGACGAATCCGAAGGGGTTGTTCGACCCGGCGCCCTATGGCTTCTCACATGTGGCGCAGGTCGCGCCCGGCTCCCGGCTGGTCTTCCTGGCGGGGCAGGGGGGAGAGCATGAGACGGGCGCGCTCGAGCCCGACTTCCGCCTCCAGGTGCGGCAGGCGTTCAAGAACGTCCGGACGGCCCTCGAGTCCGTGGGCGCGGGCGTCGGTCACGTCGCCAAGCTCACGATGCTCGTGGTGGACCACACGGAGGAGAAGCTGCGCATCATCGGCCCCGAACTGGACGCGGCCTGGAACGGCGGCATGAAGCCGACCTGTACGCTGATTCCCGTCCCCCGGCTGGCACTGGACGGGATGCTCTTCGAGGTGGAGGCCATCGCGGTCCTGCCCGCCTGA
- a CDS encoding mannose-1-phosphate guanylyltransferase, translated as MALYPVIMAGGSGTRFWPLSRQARPKQFLPLASKQPLLTDTAQRLKGLAPVKNTFIVCGPVHAKTAAKLVKGLPKGNLLVEPVARNTAPAIALAALQVAARDPKGVLAVLPSDHHVADVKGFQRTLAEAARIAEGGHIVTLGIKPARPETGYGYIQVGDALEGGGRRVKAFKEKPDLKTAQEYVAGGDFLWNGGIFVFRADVMLEAFQKHMPEMQKGLDALQKAAGKRTFPAVLKRVFPKLPSISIDYGVMEKAENIAVLDGDFGWSDVGSFAAIPEVRPADAQGNVVSGDAVLVDCTNCVVLADKRTLSVVGMNDVVVVDSGDAVLVVPKDKSQDVRKVVEALKARKRTKLL; from the coding sequence ATGGCCCTCTATCCCGTCATCATGGCCGGAGGCTCCGGCACCCGCTTCTGGCCGCTGTCCCGCCAGGCCCGTCCGAAGCAGTTCCTCCCGCTGGCCTCCAAGCAGCCGCTGCTCACCGACACCGCCCAGCGCCTCAAGGGTCTGGCGCCGGTGAAGAACACCTTCATCGTGTGCGGCCCCGTGCACGCGAAGACGGCCGCGAAGCTGGTGAAGGGGCTGCCCAAGGGCAACCTCCTGGTGGAGCCCGTGGCGCGCAACACCGCGCCCGCCATCGCGCTCGCCGCGCTCCAGGTGGCCGCGCGCGACCCCAAGGGCGTGCTCGCGGTGCTGCCGTCGGATCACCACGTCGCGGACGTGAAGGGCTTCCAGCGCACGCTGGCGGAGGCGGCGCGCATCGCGGAGGGCGGCCACATCGTCACGCTGGGCATCAAGCCCGCGCGCCCGGAGACGGGCTACGGCTACATCCAGGTCGGCGACGCGCTGGAGGGCGGCGGCCGCCGCGTGAAGGCGTTCAAGGAGAAGCCCGACCTCAAGACGGCGCAGGAGTACGTGGCCGGCGGCGACTTCCTGTGGAACGGCGGCATCTTCGTCTTCCGCGCGGACGTGATGCTGGAGGCCTTCCAGAAGCACATGCCGGAGATGCAGAAGGGCCTGGACGCGCTCCAGAAGGCCGCGGGCAAGCGCACCTTCCCGGCCGTGCTCAAGCGCGTGTTCCCCAAGTTGCCCTCCATCTCCATCGACTACGGCGTGATGGAGAAGGCGGAGAACATCGCGGTGCTGGACGGCGACTTCGGCTGGTCCGACGTGGGCTCCTTCGCCGCCATCCCGGAAGTGCGCCCCGCGGACGCGCAGGGCAACGTCGTCTCCGGCGACGCGGTGCTGGTGGACTGCACCAACTGCGTCGTGCTCGCGGACAAGCGCACGCTGTCCGTCGTGGGCATGAACGACGTGGTGGTGGTGGACTCCGGTGACGCCGTGCTCGTCGTCCCCAAGGACAAGAGCCAGGACGTCCGCAAGGTCGTCGAGGCGCTCAAGGCCCGGAAGCGCACCAAGCTGCTGTAG
- a CDS encoding serine/threonine-protein kinase: MGCKRCADEHRNDEACPGARPGVPVDSLEGQRHGPLLLKRRLEVGAVASVYLAEYVPTGHRFAVKVLHAHLAARPAVRARFVAEALAQRNVVHRHVARVLDVRPGPQGLPCVLMEAPEGESLSALPLPLSPAEVGEVLEQALSGLEAAHARGLVHGDLTLDSMFVTRDAKGERRVRVRDFGAGAVREAALSQEERARGATVGSPTFMAPEQCAGLGASPRADLHAMGVAGYLLVTGRLPFGLGRSADVTLFPPHAVNASVPPALSTVLLRALAAKPEDRFDSAWAFRVALAEALGLKAPVRNASADALEEAVDVEVTDAGEQGAALETSAAHDADDFDIVEDVPEWGMAATSMEDAALRAADGAPFNARAGEGAMREDVAAFWSSAVALLGPAEPELPADMLPLTGARTSASTASGAPVLLVKPAAHAPAATMKLGVVEANPLLLVDPASPLDVTPQPAVSPSSTLGAAAIPFMTLAPTVIPSPPPIPLVDVVQDAAPIPLVNAAVAPLEASAPRTDAPADLRVRLGLTPGEVLQPVSVSDVAPEGLFAECQGNLPPLAARLTVEVSFRGETALGACDVVRHVTFDEARTWNVPAGVFVHFSDEFPALGRLLSRALMEDAEPAPDAELARMLSRAEGVARDPYALLGAKHDADFADIHRRAQAALRRLVTFQNRPLPTAQRQALDALRVRVLAAQRMLGDPLSRVGYDATRGNLGGLARCVASGVPEPTMEALRSAFLAARPEVERKARALFTQGHALEVQRAVPAALERYAEALKLDPLNTSWLKHYQSLRRQVPAGAGAGARSPEAMA; this comes from the coding sequence ATGGGCTGCAAGCGCTGCGCGGACGAACACCGGAACGACGAGGCGTGCCCTGGCGCACGGCCCGGGGTGCCGGTGGATTCGCTGGAAGGCCAGCGGCACGGGCCGCTGCTCTTGAAGCGCCGCCTGGAAGTGGGGGCGGTGGCGTCGGTGTACCTGGCGGAGTACGTGCCCACGGGGCACCGCTTCGCGGTGAAGGTGCTGCACGCGCACCTGGCGGCCCGTCCCGCCGTGCGCGCCCGGTTCGTCGCGGAGGCGCTGGCGCAGCGCAACGTCGTGCACCGCCACGTGGCGCGCGTGCTGGACGTGCGCCCCGGTCCGCAAGGGCTGCCCTGCGTGCTGATGGAGGCGCCGGAGGGCGAGTCGCTGAGCGCGCTGCCCCTGCCGCTGTCGCCGGCCGAGGTGGGCGAGGTGTTGGAGCAGGCGCTCTCCGGTCTGGAGGCGGCGCACGCGCGGGGGCTGGTGCATGGGGACCTCACGCTGGATTCGATGTTCGTCACGCGCGACGCGAAGGGTGAGCGGCGCGTGCGGGTGCGCGACTTCGGCGCGGGCGCGGTGCGCGAGGCGGCGCTGTCGCAGGAGGAGCGCGCGCGGGGCGCGACGGTGGGCTCGCCCACGTTCATGGCGCCCGAGCAGTGCGCGGGGCTGGGCGCGAGCCCGCGCGCGGACCTGCACGCGATGGGCGTGGCGGGCTACCTGCTGGTGACGGGCCGGCTGCCGTTCGGGCTGGGGCGCTCCGCGGACGTGACGCTGTTCCCTCCGCACGCCGTCAACGCGAGCGTGCCGCCCGCGCTGTCCACCGTGCTGCTGCGCGCGCTGGCCGCGAAGCCGGAGGACCGGTTCGACAGCGCGTGGGCCTTCCGCGTCGCGCTCGCGGAGGCGCTGGGCCTGAAGGCGCCGGTGCGCAACGCGTCGGCGGATGCGCTTGAGGAGGCCGTGGACGTGGAGGTGACCGACGCCGGCGAGCAGGGCGCCGCGCTGGAGACCTCCGCGGCGCACGACGCGGACGACTTCGACATCGTGGAGGACGTGCCCGAGTGGGGCATGGCCGCCACGTCCATGGAGGATGCGGCGCTGCGCGCGGCGGATGGCGCGCCGTTCAACGCCCGCGCCGGTGAAGGCGCCATGCGCGAGGACGTGGCCGCGTTCTGGTCCTCGGCCGTGGCGCTGCTGGGCCCGGCCGAGCCCGAGCTGCCCGCCGACATGCTGCCGCTGACCGGCGCCCGAACTTCGGCATCCACCGCTTCGGGGGCTCCAGTCCTGCTGGTGAAGCCGGCGGCCCATGCCCCGGCGGCGACCATGAAGCTCGGGGTCGTCGAGGCGAACCCCCTCCTGCTGGTGGATCCGGCCTCGCCCCTGGACGTCACGCCCCAGCCGGCGGTGAGCCCGTCGTCCACGCTGGGCGCCGCGGCCATCCCGTTCATGACCCTGGCGCCCACGGTGATTCCGTCGCCTCCGCCCATTCCGCTGGTGGACGTGGTGCAGGACGCCGCGCCCATCCCGCTGGTGAATGCCGCGGTGGCTCCGCTGGAGGCGTCCGCGCCTCGCACGGACGCGCCCGCGGACCTGCGCGTGCGCCTGGGCCTGACGCCCGGTGAGGTCCTCCAGCCCGTCTCCGTGAGCGACGTCGCCCCCGAGGGCCTCTTCGCCGAGTGCCAGGGCAACCTGCCCCCGCTCGCCGCGCGGCTGACGGTGGAGGTGTCCTTCCGGGGCGAGACGGCCCTGGGCGCCTGCGACGTCGTCCGCCACGTCACCTTCGACGAGGCGCGCACCTGGAACGTGCCCGCGGGCGTCTTCGTCCACTTCTCCGACGAGTTCCCCGCCCTGGGCCGGCTGCTCTCGCGCGCCCTCATGGAGGACGCGGAGCCCGCGCCCGACGCGGAGCTGGCCCGCATGCTGTCCCGCGCGGAAGGAGTGGCCCGCGACCCGTACGCCCTGCTGGGCGCGAAGCACGACGCCGACTTCGCGGACATCCACCGCCGAGCCCAGGCCGCCCTGCGCCGCCTGGTGACCTTCCAGAACCGCCCGTTGCCCACCGCCCAGCGCCAGGCCCTGGATGCGCTGCGCGTGCGCGTGCTGGCCGCGCAGCGGATGCTCGGCGACCCGCTCTCCCGCGTGGGCTACGACGCCACCCGGGGCAACCTGGGGGGCCTTGCCCGCTGCGTCGCCTCAGGCGTCCCGGAGCCCACCATGGAGGCCCTGCGCAGCGCCTTCCTGGCCGCCCGGCCGGAGGTGGAGCGCAAGGCCCGCGCCCTCTTTACCCAGGGGCATGCGTTGGAGGTCCAGCGGGCCGTCCCGGCCGCGCTGGAGCGCTACGCGGAGGCCCTCAAGCTGGACCCGCTGAACACGTCCTGGCTCAAGCACTACCAGTCCCTGCGGCGGCAGGTGCCGGCGGGTGCCGGGGCCGGGGCGAGGAGCCCGGAGGCCATGGCCTGA
- a CDS encoding MBOAT family protein: MLSHSLQYVIFVILVFALYWALHRYYWPRMLLLLTASLFVYVSFLGVPLSAFVGGMPPGALIVKLVPLFIFVAGVTVDHVLVKGMGRTERPGVRKALVVLSIVSNLGLLAGFKYLELLRRTVASLLGPWGVEVRPEPFHLLLPVGLSFFVFQSISYTVDVYRGKASSEHSFVEHLLYMLFFPRVLSGPIVRASELMAHFREVPSLSSDDGNKALFRIAVGLVKKLVIADVLGSGIVDPVFGSPHAYSSAECAVAAVAYTLELYYDFSGYSDIAIGVASLFGFKFPENFARPYLAKNLFEFWNRWHMSLSSWLRDYLYIPLGGNRRSKPRVCFNLMMVMVLGGLWHGADWRFAVWGAVHGVALCAVRCWWWYRGKQQEPGPVRVALGMLATFTLVVLTRVVFRAPDMAHAGEFYARMLAGIPGLANVGPLVWSMLAIAIIAHAVPMKLYDMTALAFLKLPAPARAVVLVLLGLGIRQLSTLETRPYVYLQF, encoded by the coding sequence GTGCTGTCCCACAGCCTCCAGTACGTCATCTTCGTCATCCTGGTGTTCGCGCTCTACTGGGCGCTGCACCGCTACTACTGGCCGCGGATGCTGTTGCTGCTCACGGCCAGCCTGTTCGTCTACGTCTCGTTCCTCGGGGTGCCGCTGTCCGCGTTCGTGGGCGGGATGCCGCCCGGCGCGCTGATCGTGAAGCTGGTGCCGCTGTTCATCTTCGTGGCCGGCGTGACGGTGGATCACGTGCTGGTGAAGGGGATGGGGCGCACGGAGCGGCCCGGCGTGCGCAAGGCGCTGGTGGTGCTGTCCATCGTCTCCAACCTGGGGCTGCTGGCGGGCTTCAAGTACCTGGAGCTGCTGCGCCGGACGGTGGCGTCGCTGCTGGGGCCGTGGGGCGTGGAGGTGCGGCCGGAGCCCTTCCACCTGTTGTTGCCGGTGGGCCTGTCGTTCTTCGTCTTCCAGTCCATCAGCTACACGGTGGACGTGTACCGGGGGAAGGCGAGCTCCGAGCACTCGTTCGTGGAGCACCTGCTCTACATGCTGTTCTTCCCGCGCGTGTTGAGCGGGCCCATCGTCCGGGCGTCGGAGCTGATGGCGCACTTCCGGGAAGTGCCCTCGCTGTCGTCGGATGACGGGAACAAGGCGCTGTTCCGCATCGCCGTCGGGTTGGTGAAGAAGCTGGTCATCGCGGACGTGCTGGGCAGCGGCATCGTGGATCCGGTGTTCGGCAGTCCGCACGCGTACTCGTCCGCGGAGTGCGCGGTGGCGGCGGTCGCGTACACGCTGGAGCTGTACTACGACTTCTCGGGGTACTCGGACATCGCGATCGGCGTGGCGTCGCTGTTCGGGTTCAAGTTCCCGGAGAACTTCGCGCGGCCGTACCTGGCGAAGAACCTGTTCGAGTTCTGGAACCGCTGGCACATGAGCCTGTCGTCATGGCTGCGGGACTACCTGTACATCCCGCTGGGCGGCAACCGCCGGTCGAAGCCGCGGGTGTGTTTCAACCTGATGATGGTGATGGTGCTGGGAGGCCTGTGGCACGGGGCGGACTGGCGCTTCGCGGTCTGGGGCGCGGTGCACGGCGTGGCGTTGTGCGCGGTGCGCTGCTGGTGGTGGTACCGGGGCAAGCAGCAGGAGCCGGGGCCGGTGCGTGTGGCGTTGGGGATGTTGGCCACGTTCACGCTGGTGGTGTTGACGCGAGTGGTGTTCCGGGCGCCGGACATGGCGCACGCGGGAGAGTTCTACGCGCGGATGCTGGCGGGAATCCCGGGCCTGGCGAACGTAGGTCCGCTGGTCTGGAGCATGCTGGCCATCGCAATCATCGCGCACGCGGTGCCGATGAAGCTCTACGACATGACCGCGCTCGCGTTCCTCAAGCTGCCCGCGCCGGCAAGGGCCGTGGTCCTGGTGCTCCTGGGCCTGGGCATCCGTCAGCTCTCCACCCTGGAGACCCGCCCGTACGTGTACCTGCAGTTCTGA
- a CDS encoding phosphomannomutase/phosphoglucomutase has product MNAHIFREYDIRGLVDKDLTIEVVELLGLGLGTMIRRKGGTSIVVGRDCRESSTRFRDALAKGLTATGLDVYDVGVVPTPLTYFAANTLPVDGLAMITGSHNPKEFNGFKIGAGKTTFHGPEIKELRRLIEAKDFATSSKPGKVTPYDIITPYNHFIRQTVKVGRKGMKIVIDAGNGTGGAIAVPLFESMGFDVVPLFCEMDADFPNHHPDPTVVENLQDLIKKVKEVKAEVGIAYDGDSDRIGVIDNEGNVLWGDQLMVLFSRYVLKESPGAAIIGEVKCSYTMYDDIAKHGGRPIMWKAGHSLIKSKMKEEHAELAGEMSGHIFFKHRYFGFDDAVYASARLLEILTHEKQSMSQLLSDVPKTFASPELRFDTTEEKKFAMVKRATEILRDAGHKVVDVDGVRVTFPDGWGLIRASNTQPILVLRYEASTEARVKEIQALIEKTVAQAQKEVGA; this is encoded by the coding sequence ATGAACGCGCACATCTTCCGCGAGTACGACATCCGAGGTCTGGTGGACAAGGACCTCACCATCGAGGTGGTGGAGCTCCTGGGCCTGGGCCTGGGCACCATGATCCGCCGCAAGGGCGGCACCTCCATCGTGGTGGGCCGCGACTGCCGCGAGTCCTCCACGCGCTTCCGCGACGCGCTCGCGAAGGGCCTCACCGCCACCGGCCTGGACGTCTACGACGTGGGCGTGGTGCCGACGCCGCTGACCTACTTCGCGGCGAACACGCTGCCCGTGGACGGCCTGGCGATGATCACCGGCAGCCACAACCCGAAGGAGTTCAACGGCTTCAAGATTGGCGCGGGCAAGACGACCTTCCACGGCCCCGAAATCAAGGAGCTGCGCCGCCTCATCGAGGCGAAGGACTTCGCGACCTCCAGCAAGCCCGGCAAGGTCACGCCCTACGACATCATCACGCCCTACAACCACTTCATCCGCCAGACGGTGAAGGTGGGCCGCAAGGGGATGAAGATCGTCATCGACGCGGGCAACGGCACGGGCGGCGCCATCGCGGTGCCCCTGTTCGAGAGCATGGGCTTCGACGTGGTGCCCCTGTTCTGCGAGATGGACGCGGACTTCCCCAACCACCACCCGGACCCCACGGTGGTGGAGAACCTCCAGGACCTCATCAAGAAGGTGAAGGAGGTCAAGGCGGAGGTGGGCATCGCCTACGACGGCGACAGCGACCGCATCGGCGTCATCGACAACGAGGGCAACGTGCTCTGGGGTGACCAGCTGATGGTGCTCTTCAGCCGCTACGTGCTGAAGGAGTCCCCGGGCGCGGCCATCATCGGCGAGGTGAAGTGCAGCTACACGATGTACGACGACATCGCGAAGCACGGCGGCCGGCCCATCATGTGGAAGGCCGGGCACTCGCTCATCAAGTCGAAGATGAAGGAGGAGCACGCGGAGCTGGCCGGCGAGATGAGCGGCCACATCTTCTTCAAGCACCGCTACTTCGGCTTCGACGACGCGGTGTACGCGTCCGCGCGCCTGCTGGAGATTTTGACGCACGAGAAGCAGTCCATGTCGCAGCTGCTCTCCGACGTGCCGAAGACCTTCGCCAGCCCCGAGCTGCGCTTCGACACGACCGAGGAGAAGAAGTTCGCCATGGTGAAGCGCGCCACGGAAATCCTCCGCGACGCGGGCCACAAGGTGGTGGACGTGGACGGCGTGCGCGTGACGTTCCCGGACGGCTGGGGGCTCATCCGCGCGTCGAACACGCAGCCCATCCTGGTGCTGCGCTACGAGGCCAGCACGGAGGCCCGCGTGAAGGAGATCCAGGCGCTCATCGAGAAGACGGTCGCCCAGGCGCAGAAGGAAGTCGGCGCCTGA
- a CDS encoding GDSL-type esterase/lipase family protein has protein sequence MSLKPTSTGWTLAFTVLLAVGVSLAPLPEKFRPLPTLRQEGSLGPKVAALVLPASLRGVKAGRPPADGLAPDAPPSALAEADTAVNDTDPQAGPQVGEAPAVPGIGLEELSAPTLTTARELEALRERMGAKHVDIELNCRKTRADGGCDEDGLAPFMKALGDLRSDARRTPVRVVHLGDSLIASDYITDVVRDRLQERFGSGGPGFLYIHRLASAGRATRAGTASTDGWKMERLVDTHWPRDRVGWTGVAFSTSGPAQATRYSVEGVRDAELFFLAQPSNGAVQVAVDGKNTQRIQTRAFGPKAEAAFARLKLPEGAKTLTLTASGKTELHGVSLESGTPGVVYDTVGLLGGMAEVYLRAQPQAFRAQLKHRKPSLVVLMVGGNEAFFLSRERTTLDAVRSQMKELVSRVRTAVPDAACLVMSPIDAGVRTLSGELITRRHSAEVSEVFREEACAGGCAFYDTLAAMGGEGSALKWLESGLMLEDLVHPRVRGSNLLGHLFDLALQRAFARTHPPRVPGTDTTGLQNVTPALKRTFESLARRESGAKLRVGIAQLGASHTAAHYFSDKVRDALTKRFGDAGRGFIAAGKPSSRLEAAHVTRSLDGEWTVEDAKATPGGLWGLTGIRAVGTPGSSLGISFCDGCAEDKNRQGRLDLYALDAPGAAAPEITVDGEAIAPEAPPPEPLTQPTVRIRSFPVTGVAHSVQVKVPEGGGSATVLGASLEYDTPGLVYDALGLPGATAFTARDMDAAAMDAQLTARRPDLLVFWYGTNEAELPELDASGLRQDYAALIGRMRKATGAECLLIGPTDRLAQDANGRWSEAPSLGKVLNTLPQVAKDAGCAYWSARAAMGGERSMQRWQRQPVPLGHADGVHLTPQGYAVLANAFVKDLMAAYESTKKGGEPTASAAGAP, from the coding sequence TTGAGCCTCAAGCCCACATCCACCGGATGGACGCTGGCCTTCACCGTGCTCCTGGCGGTGGGAGTGTCCCTGGCGCCATTGCCGGAGAAGTTCCGCCCCCTCCCCACCCTTCGTCAGGAAGGTTCGCTCGGGCCCAAGGTGGCGGCCCTCGTGCTGCCCGCGTCCCTGCGCGGCGTGAAGGCCGGGCGTCCACCCGCCGACGGCCTGGCGCCGGATGCTCCGCCCTCCGCGCTCGCGGAAGCGGACACCGCCGTCAACGACACGGATCCGCAGGCGGGCCCGCAGGTGGGCGAAGCGCCCGCCGTGCCCGGCATCGGCCTGGAGGAGCTGAGCGCCCCCACGCTGACGACCGCGCGGGAGCTGGAAGCGCTGCGCGAGCGCATGGGCGCGAAGCATGTGGACATCGAACTCAACTGCCGGAAGACGCGCGCGGACGGCGGTTGTGACGAGGACGGCCTCGCGCCGTTCATGAAGGCGCTGGGGGATTTGCGCTCGGACGCGCGGCGCACGCCGGTGCGCGTGGTGCACCTGGGCGACTCGCTCATCGCCTCGGACTACATCACGGACGTGGTGCGCGACCGGCTCCAGGAGCGCTTCGGCTCGGGCGGCCCGGGCTTCCTCTACATCCACCGGCTGGCGAGCGCCGGCCGCGCCACGCGCGCGGGCACCGCGAGCACCGACGGCTGGAAGATGGAGCGGCTGGTGGACACGCACTGGCCCAGGGACCGCGTGGGCTGGACGGGCGTGGCCTTCTCCACGAGCGGCCCCGCGCAGGCCACGCGCTACTCCGTGGAGGGCGTGCGCGACGCGGAGCTGTTCTTCCTGGCCCAGCCCTCCAACGGCGCCGTGCAGGTGGCGGTGGACGGCAAGAACACGCAGCGCATCCAGACGCGCGCGTTCGGCCCCAAGGCGGAAGCGGCGTTCGCGCGGCTGAAGCTTCCGGAGGGCGCGAAGACGCTGACGCTCACCGCGAGCGGCAAGACGGAGCTGCACGGCGTCTCGCTGGAGTCCGGCACGCCGGGCGTCGTCTACGACACGGTGGGCCTGCTGGGCGGCATGGCGGAGGTGTACCTGCGCGCGCAGCCCCAGGCGTTCCGCGCGCAGCTCAAGCACCGCAAGCCGTCGCTGGTGGTGTTGATGGTGGGCGGCAACGAGGCGTTCTTCCTCTCGCGCGAGCGCACCACGCTGGACGCGGTCCGCTCGCAGATGAAGGAACTGGTGTCGCGCGTGCGCACGGCGGTGCCGGACGCGGCGTGCCTCGTGATGTCGCCCATCGACGCGGGCGTGCGCACGCTGAGCGGTGAGCTGATCACGCGCCGGCACTCGGCGGAGGTGTCGGAGGTGTTCCGCGAGGAGGCGTGCGCCGGTGGCTGCGCCTTCTACGACACGCTGGCGGCGATGGGTGGCGAGGGCTCCGCGCTCAAGTGGCTGGAGTCCGGCCTGATGCTGGAGGACCTGGTGCACCCGCGCGTGCGCGGCTCCAACCTGCTGGGCCACCTGTTCGACCTGGCGCTGCAGCGGGCCTTCGCGCGCACGCATCCGCCGCGCGTGCCGGGCACGGACACCACCGGCCTGCAGAACGTGACCCCGGCGCTGAAGCGCACGTTCGAGTCGCTGGCCCGCCGCGAGTCCGGCGCGAAGCTGCGCGTGGGCATCGCGCAACTGGGCGCGTCGCACACGGCGGCGCACTACTTCTCCGACAAGGTCCGCGACGCGCTGACGAAGCGCTTCGGCGACGCGGGCCGGGGCTTCATCGCGGCGGGCAAGCCGTCGTCCCGGCTGGAGGCGGCGCACGTGACGCGCTCGCTGGACGGCGAGTGGACGGTGGAGGACGCGAAGGCCACGCCTGGAGGGCTGTGGGGCCTCACCGGCATCCGCGCGGTGGGCACGCCCGGCTCGAGCCTGGGCATCTCCTTCTGTGACGGCTGCGCGGAGGACAAGAACCGCCAGGGCCGGCTGGACCTGTACGCGCTGGACGCGCCCGGGGCCGCCGCGCCTGAAATCACGGTGGACGGCGAGGCGATTGCTCCCGAAGCGCCGCCCCCCGAGCCGCTGACGCAGCCCACGGTGCGGATCCGTTCGTTCCCGGTGACGGGCGTGGCGCACTCGGTCCAGGTGAAGGTGCCGGAGGGTGGCGGCAGCGCGACGGTGCTGGGCGCGTCGCTGGAGTACGACACGCCGGGGCTGGTGTACGACGCGCTGGGGTTGCCCGGGGCCACGGCGTTCACGGCGCGGGACATGGACGCGGCGGCGATGGACGCACAGCTCACCGCGCGCCGGCCGGACCTGCTGGTGTTCTGGTACGGCACCAACGAGGCGGAGCTGCCGGAGCTGGACGCGAGCGGGCTGCGCCAGGACTACGCGGCGCTGATTGGGCGCATGCGCAAGGCGACGGGCGCGGAGTGCCTGCTCATCGGGCCCACGGACCGGCTGGCACAGGATGCGAACGGCCGTTGGAGCGAGGCGCCGTCGCTCGGGAAGGTGTTGAACACGCTGCCGCAGGTGGCGAAGGACGCGGGGTGTGCGTACTGGTCCGCGCGCGCGGCGATGGGCGGTGAGCGGTCCATGCAGCGCTGGCAGCGTCAGCCGGTGCCGCTGGGCCACGCGGACGGCGTGCACCTGACGCCGCAGGGGTACGCGGTGCTGGCGAACGCGTTCGTGAAGGACCTGATGGCGGCGTACGAGTCCACGAAGAAGGGCGGCGAGCCGACGGCCTCCGCCGCGGGAGCGCCCTGA
- a CDS encoding ROK family protein — MPTLGIDLGGTFARAAVVDGKGEILASAKVAVQDRKPQGVVETIAQAAEQAVKTSGVKVDGCGVGAAGQIHKDTGVISVAPNLGWRDVPLAAMLTKRLGFDVKVVNDLSAAAWGELHAGAGRGAQDILVVFVGSGVGSAIIADGRLVQGGGGVAGEFGHIKVVPGGRLCGCGEHGCLEAYAGGHNLIAQTKELLASGGSPVLEQLINADPYSITPVTLETAADAGDVKAREIHDRAGQFLAVAVANYVTVLNPSRLVLGGGVLTHCPGLKRKVLDGVQQWASRVSREGLLIADAELGDDSGIIGAALLVK, encoded by the coding sequence ATGCCGACGCTGGGAATCGACCTGGGCGGGACGTTCGCCCGGGCCGCGGTGGTGGACGGGAAGGGTGAAATCCTCGCGAGCGCCAAGGTGGCGGTGCAGGACCGCAAGCCGCAGGGCGTGGTGGAGACCATCGCCCAGGCGGCCGAACAGGCGGTGAAGACGTCCGGCGTGAAGGTGGACGGCTGCGGCGTGGGCGCGGCGGGGCAGATCCACAAGGACACGGGCGTCATCTCCGTGGCGCCCAACCTGGGCTGGCGGGACGTGCCGCTGGCGGCGATGTTGACGAAGCGGCTGGGCTTCGACGTGAAGGTGGTGAACGACCTGTCCGCGGCGGCGTGGGGCGAGCTGCACGCGGGCGCGGGTCGCGGGGCCCAGGACATCCTCGTGGTGTTCGTGGGCTCCGGCGTGGGCAGCGCCATCATCGCGGACGGGCGCCTGGTGCAGGGCGGCGGCGGCGTGGCGGGGGAGTTCGGCCACATCAAGGTGGTGCCCGGCGGCCGGCTGTGCGGCTGCGGCGAGCACGGCTGCCTGGAGGCGTACGCGGGCGGCCACAACCTCATCGCGCAGACGAAGGAGCTCCTGGCGTCCGGCGGTTCGCCCGTGCTGGAGCAACTGATCAACGCCGACCCGTACTCCATCACCCCGGTGACGCTGGAGACGGCGGCGGACGCGGGGGACGTGAAGGCCAGGGAGATCCACGACCGCGCGGGGCAGTTCCTGGCGGTCGCGGTGGCCAACTACGTGACGGTGCTCAACCCGTCGCGCCTGGTGCTGGGCGGCGGCGTGCTGACGCACTGCCCGGGGCTCAAGCGGAAGGTGCTGGACGGCGTGCAGCAGTGGGCGTCCCGCGTGTCGCGCGAGGGCCTGCTCATCGCCGACGCGGAGCTGGGCGACGACAGCGGCATCATCGGCGCGGCGCTGCTGGTGAAGTGA